The following are encoded in a window of Carya illinoinensis cultivar Pawnee chromosome 15, C.illinoinensisPawnee_v1, whole genome shotgun sequence genomic DNA:
- the LOC122296182 gene encoding temperature-induced lipocalin-1, with protein sequence MAKKEMEVVKGLDLNRYMGRWYEIASFPSRFQPKNGENTRATYTLKDDGTVNVLNETWSDGKRGYIEGTAYKADANSDEAKLKVKFYVPPFLPIIPVVGDYWVLYLDDDYGYALIGQPSRKYLWILCRQTHMDEEIYNQLVQRAIDEGYDVSKLHKTPQSDPPPEGEGPSDTKGIWWFKSILGK encoded by the exons ATGGCAAAGAAAGAGATGGAAGTGGTGAAGGGTCTGGACCTAAATAGGTACATGGGGCGGTGGTATGAGATAGCCTCGTTCCCATCAAGGTTCCAGCCGAAGAATGGTGAGAACACAAGGGCTACGTACACTTTGAAAGATGATGGAACTGTTAATGTGCTCAACGAGACCTGGTCTGATGGGAAAAGAGGGTACATAGAAGGAACTGCATACAAGGCTGACGCCAACAGTGATGAGGCTAAGCTCAAAGTGAAATTCTATGTGCCTCCATTCCTGCCCATCATCCCTGTGGTCGGGGACTACTGGGTCTTGTACCTTGACGATGATTATGGATATGCCTTGATTGGCCAACCTAGCAGGAAGTATCTTTGG ATATTATGCAGGCAAACCCATATGGATGAGGAGATATATAATCAGCTAGTTCAAAGGGCCATAGATGAGGGCTATGATGTGAGCAAACTCCACAAGACACCACAGAGTGATCCTCCCCCAGAGGGAGAAGGCCCTAGTGACACCAAAGGCATCTGGTGGTTTAAATCCATTCTGGGAAAATAG
- the LOC122297234 gene encoding uncharacterized protein LOC122297234 translates to MSRRSGACLRWCLVVFAVVSALGVCGPALYWRFKKTMRLGGTTASCPPCICDCPPPLSLLKIAPGLVNLSITDCGSNDPDLRQEMEKQFVDLLSEELKLQEAVAQEHAHHMNITFTEAKRVASQYQREAEKCNAATETCEEARERAEALLIKERKVTSLWERRARQMGWAVE, encoded by the exons atgtcgaGGCGATCTGGGGCATGCTTGAGGTGGTGTTTGGTGGTTTTTGCAGTGGTATCAGCTCTGGGAGTGTGTGGGCCGGCTCTGTATTGGAGGTTCAAAAAGACTATGAGGCTGGGCGGTACCACAGCCTCTTGTCCTCCTTGCATTTGTGATTGCCCTCCTCCTCTGTCCCTTCTCAAGATTGCTCCTG GGTTGGTCAATCTGTCCATCACAG ATTGTGGAAGTAATGACCCAGACCTCAGGCAGGAGATGGAGAAGCAATTTGTTGACCTTTTGTCAGAGGAGTTGAAGCTGCAAGAGGCTGTTGCTCAGGAGCATGCTCACCATATGAACATTACCTTTACTGAAGCTAAAAGGGTGGCTTCCCAGTACCAGAGAGAGGCAGAAAAATGCAATGCTGCCACTGAAACCTGTGAGGAGGCCAGAGAGCGGGCTGAGGCATTGCTGATCAAGGAAAGAAAGGTGACTTCATTGTGGGAGCGACGCGCCCGTCAAATGGGTTGGGCAGTGGAGTAA